A single genomic interval of Peromyscus leucopus breed LL Stock chromosome 7, UCI_PerLeu_2.1, whole genome shotgun sequence harbors:
- the LOC114689987 gene encoding 40S ribosomal protein S25-like, whose protein sequence is MPPEDDKKKKHAGKSAKKDNDPVNKSGGKATKQKWSKGRVRDKLDNLILFDKLCKEVPNYKLITPAVVSERLKIHRSLARAALQELLSKGLTKLVSKHRNTKSGDAPAAGEDAGAGSISCTCGKIKLY, encoded by the coding sequence ATGCCACCGGAGGATGACAAGAAGAAGAAACATGCCGGAAAGTCGGCCAAAAAAGACAATGACCCAGTAAATAAGTCTGGTGGCAAGGCCACAAAGCAGAAGTGGTCCAAAGGCAGAGTTCGGGACAAGCTCGACAATCTGATCCTGTTTGACAAACTCTGTAAGGAGGTTCCCAACTACAAGCTCATCACTCCAGCTGTGGTCTCCGAGAGACTGAAGATTCACCGTTCTCTGGCCAGGGCAGCCCTTCAGGAGCTACTCAGCAAAGGACTTACCAAGCTGGTTTCAAAGCACAGAAACACAAAGAGTGGAGATGCCCCGGCTGCTGGTGAAGATGCAGGAGCAGGTTCAATCAGCTGTACAtgtggaaaaataaaactttattaa